ATCGCCCACGCCCATGTCGCTGCTGTTGGCATCGCGGTTCCGGTCGCCGATATAACCGCGGCTGAAGTGGCTGACATCGCCGCAGAACACCCAGTTGTCGAGGTTGGGGTTCGGGTTTGTGAACGACTCTTCGTCGTCGTCCGTATAGAGCGCCGGGAAGCCCGTATTGGCCATGATCGGGGCGAAGACATCGGTTCCCTGGTTGGTCCAGAAAAGCTGGGCGTCGGCGGCCTGCATCGCGTCTTCTGCGTCGAAGACGAAGCAGGCCGTCGCAGCCGGGGAGAACTTCAGGCCCGCGGGGCCGAAGGAGAGCATCCCGGTGAAGGAATTCTTCACCAGCATGTCTTCTTCGTCGTAGGTATCCTGGGGCGTCGCTTCATCTTCGATGCTGATGGTGATGAGCACGTGATCGCTGATGATGATGCCGGGGTTGCCGGGCGCGGTTGCCGCGCCTGCGGGGATGTAGAGCCAGCCGCCACCGGGAAGCGGGATCGTGTTTGCGACCCGCACGTCGATTTCTTGATAAGTCGCCAGTGGGCCAATAAACAGCGGTGAATCCCCGCAACTGCTGGTCAGTACGACCAGAAACGTGGCCAGAATGGCGCCAAAGGCACGCGCAAAAGCACGCGAACACAAGTGTCCGGTTCTCATGATGAGTAAACTCTCCTCCCCGAATTCAGTCCCGAGAATCACTCCCCCAGGAATCGGCGGCATCATAGCGGCTTTTGGCCCCAAATGCCGAATGGACCGGAATTTTCTTGGGGGGCCCGTTTCTCCCCGTCTGGGGCGGGTTCTGGGGCCGGGGTCCACTCGCACACCGGGACAGTGCGGAATCTGTCGGATGTTGCAAGGCTGTGATTGCTGGGCAGCGCAGGGGCGAGTATTCTGCCCGCCATGGCCGGTAGCTTGAGTTCCAGGTTGATCGCACCGCTGGTGCATCGACAGACCCAGGAGCGCATTTCCTTTGTGATGGAAGTGCCGATTTTTGGTGGGCTCTCGGCCCTTCAGGCCGGGCGTTTGCTGACACACTGTGTGGAGCGCAAATACGAGCCGGGCGAGACCATCTTCGAGGAGGGGGACATGGGCAAGGCCCTGTTCCTCGTGCTTTCGGGGCGGGTCAACATCACCAAGAAAGTGAAGGGCGGCGATGAGGAAATCGTCCTCGTCACGTTGGAGTCGGGCAGCTACTTCGGCGAGCTCGCCCTGCTCGATACCCTGCCGCGTTCGGCCGGCGCAAAGGTGCTGGCGCCGACCCACGTTCTGATTCTCTACAAGACAGACTTCGATACTCTGATCGAGCGTCGCGCGGACATCGGCATGCCGGTGATGCGGACCATCGCGCAGGCGCTCTCCGGCCAGCTTCGGCGTATGAATGAAGAGCTCGCCCGTTCGCGCGAGGGCCACAGCGAATGACCCCGGTTTCTGATTCGCCCGAGGCACGGATCGAGCGCTGGATTCGCTTCGGCGTTCTGCTGGGCGCCGCGTTGGTGGCCGGCTGGGCCTTCCACCTGCTGCGCGACATCCTGCTGCCGTTTGTGGTGGCGATCATCGCGGCCTATGTGCTCAATCCGCTGGTGCTGGCGCTCGAAGCGCGGGCGGTCCGCCGGGAGGTCGCTGTTACCGTCCTCACGGTGTTTTTCACGCTGATCATCGTGGGGGTCGGCGTGCTGACCTTGCCCGTCATCATCGATGAAATCGAGCGCCTGCAGAAGATCCTTCCCACCGCGCTGGTGAGCGCAAAGCTGACCCTGCTACGCATCGAGGAAATGGCCGCGCAGGAATACCCGATCCTTGGCGGGCATGACCTGGTCAAGCAACTCTTCGACGGACTCAACGCCAACATCGCCGGACTGGGCGGAACGATTCCCAAATGGATGGCGAGCAACTCGACATCCCTCGTGATGGTGATGCTGCTCCCGTTTTTTGTTTTCTTCCTGCTTCGCGATGGCGAGCGCTGGATCCAGGAACTCTACGACGCGCTTCCGCACCGCTCAGTGGAGACCGTCATCAGCCTGATGCGCGAGTTCAATGTCTCGCTCGGTGGATACCTGCGCAGCCTGGTGATCGACGCGCTGCTTGTCGGCACGATGGTGGCGCTGGGGCTCGGCGTAGCGGGTCTCGACTACGCAATCCTGGTGGGCGGAATTACGGGCATCGGAAATCTGGTCCCCTACCTGGGTCCGGTCCTTGGGTGGAGCGTCGCGACCGTGGCGGCCATTTTCCAGGCAGATGCCTCGGGCTGGCTGGTGGTGCAGGTGGCCATTGTGTTCGCAGTGGTGAAGACCTTTGACGACTGGCTGCTCCAGCCGCTGCTTGTCGGCGCCGGCGCCCACGTGCATCCGGTGCTGGTGGTGCTCTCGGTCTTCATCGGCGGCCACGTGCTGGGACTGATCGGCATGGTGATCGCCGTGCCGGTGACCGTGATCATTCAGGTCTCGCTGCAGATTTCATTTGAACGCTATCGCTTTGCAGCCGATCCTGATCGTTCGGTCGCCCTGCCACCCGAGCGGGTCATCATCTAGTATCGCGGAATCCGCAGGAGAGACATCCTTGAACCGAACCGCTACGCAACTTCTGGTTTTGATGGTTTTTGCCGCGACGCTCGTGCTCGGCCTGCCGGGCCGTGCCCATGCCGGTCGCTTCGATCGCGCGGGCACCTGGAACGGTGAGCTTGGCGTCGGCGCCTTCATCCTCGACGATGAGAGCGGCTTCTCGGTGAGCGGCCGCGCGCGTTACTACTTCACCGATCACCTGGCGGTCGGTCCGGCGGTCACGGCGGGCTTTACCGACAATATCAAGGTCTACAACCTGCGGATGCTGCTTCGGATGGGCACGGTGCTGGGCGAGAAAAGCAGCAGCCCGTTCGAGATCTACGCCGAGGCCGGCGCCGGTGCCATCATCTTCGACTATGACGCCAACCCCACGGCGATTCCGCCCACGCTGGCGAGCACGGATACCGCGCTGGTCATTCCCTTCGGCGGCGGCTTCGTCTGGCACATTGCGCCCGGTTTCGGCATTCAGGGCGGCGCCCTGATGAACGTGACCACCGACAGCCGCGAGGAATTCTATCCGGAGTTCTTTGCAGGCATCTTTTTCTAGCTCCAGTTCTCCGGTTTCCTGCATCGAAAGTGTTCTATACTGCGAGGTTCCCGAAATCGTTCGGGAAGTGAGCACACGTCCAGATGGTTGAATACAAACAGGAAAACCGCTTCAAGCTCGTCAGCGGGTTCAAGCCCGCCGGTGACCAGCCCCAGGCCATAGAGAGCCTGATGAAGGGCTTGCGCGAGGACCGCCGCGCGCAGACCCTTCTGGGAGTGACCGGTTCGGGCAAGACCTTCACCATGGCCCATGTCATCGAGCAGTGGCAGCGCCCCACGTTGGTGATGGCCCACAACAAGACGCTGGCCGCGCAGCTCTACGGTGAGTTCAAGGAACTCTTCCCCGACAACGCCGTTGAGTATTTCATCAGCTACTACGACTACTACCAGCCCGAGGCCTACATCCCGACGTCCGACACCTATATCGAGAAGGATTCCTCGCGCAACGACGACATCGACAAGCTTCGTCACTCGGCTACGCGCTCACTTCTGGAGCGCAACGATATCATCATCGTGGCCAGCGTCTCGTGCATCTACGGTATCGGTTCGCCCGATGCCTATCAACGGATGATGTGCTTTATCGAGAAGGACGAGATGATCACCCGCGATCAGGTGCTGCGAAAGATCGTTGCCATCCAGTACGACCGCAACGAGTTCGACTTTCATCGCGGTACCTTCCGCGTGCGCGGCGATGTGGTGGAAGTATTTCCCGCGTGGGAGAAAGACATTGCCATCCGCATCGAATTCTTCGGCGACGAGATCGACCGGATCTCGGAGGTCGATGCGCTGACGGGCCGCCGGGTGAAGGATCTGGAGAAAGTCGCGATCTATCCGGCGACCCACTACGTGGTGGAACCCGCGGCCAGGATGCGTGCCATCGAGGCCATCAAGGCCGAGCTGCGCGACCGGCTCGAAGTGCTCTACAAGGCGAACAAGCTTGTCGAGGCCCAGCGCCTGGAACAGCGCACGCTGCACGACCTCGAAATGCTCGCCGAGGTGGGAACCTGCCCGGGCATCGAGAACTACTCGCGTCACCTGACCGGACGCGAGGAGGGCGAGGCCCCGCCGACGCTGATGGATTACTTCCCGAAGGATTTTCTTCTCATTGTCGATGAGTCGCACCAGACGGTGCCGCAGATCGGCGCCATGTATAAGGGGGACCGTTCGCGCAAGGAGACTCTGGTGGAGTACGGCTTCCGTCTCCCGTCGGCGCTCGACAATCGCCCGCTCAAGTTCGCGGAGTGGGAGGGCAAAATTCGCAACGCAGTCTTCGTCTCCGCGACGCCTGCAGATTGGGAGCTGCGACAGTCGGGCGGCGAGGTGGTCGAGCAGATCATTCGTCCCACGGGCCTTGTAGACCCCGTTGTCGAAGTGCGCCCGGCCGGTGGCCAGGTGGACGATCTGCTCGGAGAGATCCGCAGGATCGTCGCCCGCAAGGCCCGCGTGCTGGTAACCACACTGACCAAGCGCTCGGCCGAGAATCTCACCGAGTATTACAATGAGGTCGGCGTGAAAGTGCGCTACCTGCACTCGGATGTGGACTCACTTGAGCGTGTGGAGATCATCCGCCAGCTCCGGCTCGGGGAGTTCGATGTGCTCGTGGGAATCAACCTGCTGCGCGAGGGGCTCGACCTGCCCGAGGTGGAACTCGTTGCCATTCTCGATGCCGACAAGGAAGGCTTCCTCCGCGGGGAGACTGCGCTCATCCAGACCTTCGGCCGTGCCGCGCGCAACCTGGACGGACACGTCATCATGTATGGCGATACCATCACCCGGTCGATGGAGCGCGCGATGGAAGAAACGAGCCGCCGCCGCGCCCGGCAGACCGCCTACAATGAAGAGCACGGCATCACGCCCCAGAGCGTGCGCAGCGAGATCAAGAACCTGCTCGCGAACATCTACACGGCCGATTACGTCGATGTGACCGGTCCCCTGCAGGTGGCGGAGGATCAGGCCGAATACATCAGCCCCAAGGAAATTCCCGCCCGGGTGAACAAGCTCGAAGCCGAGATGAAGAAGGCTGCCAAGGACCTCGACTTCGAGCGGGCCGCCGAGCTGCGCGACGAAATTTCGCGTCTGCGCGAGTTCGAGCTGCGGGTGGGCTAAGTGCCGATGTGCTAAATTGGCAGATTATCGGAATTACTGAATATCAGATACTCTGATTGACAGACTATCTGGATTTTGCTAGCATTCCGTTCAAGATGGCGAAGCGACCAAAAAAATACCCAACGGACGACTCTGCCAAAGGGGCGGACCGCATCGAAGAAGCGGCTGTGGCGTATCTGCCCACGCCGGTTGAGCAGACTACTGTCCGTGTCGGCAAGCGCGGCACTTTGGTATTGCCCGCGCGGCTTCGCCGGCGGCTTGGAATTGGCGAAGACTCCCTGCTCGTGGCAGAAGAACTCGCCGGGGGTATTTTGCTTCGGCCCGCGGTGGCCGTGCCCGTGGGCGGGCCGCTGCCCGAAGAACTTCGAACGGCCATGGAGGCCCAGGGGGCTGAACCCATGAAACTCTCATTCTCTGGAATTGGGGACAGCGGTCGCACGGACGTCTCCGAGCGTGCCGAGGAACTACTGGCCGAGGGCTTCGGGAAGTAACACTCACTTGCCCATTCTCATGGACACCGGTGCGGTCTACGCCATCGCGGACCGTCGCGATGCCTGGCACGAACGTGTCGATCATTTCGTGCGCACCACCCGCGAGGAACTCTTCGTTCCTGTGAGCGTGATTCCCGAAGCCTGTTACCTTCTTCACACACATCTGAGTCCAAAGGCCGAGCTCACATTTGTGAGCGCCTGCGCCAGTGGCGAGGTAAAGGTAAAGAACCTGGTGCATCGCGATCTGGTGCGCGTGAGTGAGATCCTCGCGCAGTATGCCGATGCGAAGCTGGGTTTTGTCGACGCGTCGGTGATGGCGTTGGCCGAGCGCCTGGATATTGAGCGCATCCTGACAGTCGACCGGCGTGATTTTTCTCTCTTTCGTCCTGAGCACTGCGATGCCTTTGAACTGCTGCCCTGAGCGCCTTGGCCTGCCGGGGACTGCTGCCTAGACTTTGGGGACTGTCCAGGGACAGCGGAGCCACCTCCCATGCAGGTCGATCACCTCGAAGAGCAGCGCTACCACGTCACCTTTCTCGACGCGACGGAGTTCGTCGATACCTACACCCGCCAGATCATGCGTGGTGAGCTGTTCCTGCCCGGTGAGCAGTTCCCCCCTGCCGGCAAGGCGCTCAGCGCGGTGCTGCTCTTTCCCGTCAACGACGACCGCCTCGAAATCTTCGGTAAGGTCGCGCGCCTGACGGCGGAAAATCCCATCGGCGCACATCTCACGCTCGACCCACTGCCCGACGATGTGCGCAGCGGGCTGGAGGCCTATCTTACGGAAGTCCTGCGTGGGGAAACACCGCCCGTGCGTTTCAAGACCGAAGAAGACGACGCAGTCTTCAATGAGATGCTGCTCTCCGACGACACGCCGGTGGAAGAAGAGCGGGCCGAGGTCGACAAGTCGATCCTTCATCAGCAGCACGCCACCGGCCGGGCGCACCAGGCGCGTAGCGTCTACGTCCAGGTCAAGGAGATGAGCATCCCCGAGAAGATCAAGCTCGCCATGCAGGGGGGCAAGGCCGCCCGCGCCGTGCTGATCAAGGACCCCCAGCCGCTTGTCCATCAGTACGTACTC
This is a stretch of genomic DNA from Chrysiogenia bacterium. It encodes these proteins:
- a CDS encoding cyclic nucleotide-binding domain-containing protein translates to MHRQTQERISFVMEVPIFGGLSALQAGRLLTHCVERKYEPGETIFEEGDMGKALFLVLSGRVNITKKVKGGDEEIVLVTLESGSYFGELALLDTLPRSAGAKVLAPTHVLILYKTDFDTLIERRADIGMPVMRTIAQALSGQLRRMNEELARSREGHSE
- a CDS encoding AI-2E family transporter, with amino-acid sequence MTPVSDSPEARIERWIRFGVLLGAALVAGWAFHLLRDILLPFVVAIIAAYVLNPLVLALEARAVRREVAVTVLTVFFTLIIVGVGVLTLPVIIDEIERLQKILPTALVSAKLTLLRIEEMAAQEYPILGGHDLVKQLFDGLNANIAGLGGTIPKWMASNSTSLVMVMLLPFFVFFLLRDGERWIQELYDALPHRSVETVISLMREFNVSLGGYLRSLVIDALLVGTMVALGLGVAGLDYAILVGGITGIGNLVPYLGPVLGWSVATVAAIFQADASGWLVVQVAIVFAVVKTFDDWLLQPLLVGAGAHVHPVLVVLSVFIGGHVLGLIGMVIAVPVTVIIQVSLQISFERYRFAADPDRSVALPPERVII
- the uvrB gene encoding excinuclease ABC subunit UvrB; this encodes MVEYKQENRFKLVSGFKPAGDQPQAIESLMKGLREDRRAQTLLGVTGSGKTFTMAHVIEQWQRPTLVMAHNKTLAAQLYGEFKELFPDNAVEYFISYYDYYQPEAYIPTSDTYIEKDSSRNDDIDKLRHSATRSLLERNDIIIVASVSCIYGIGSPDAYQRMMCFIEKDEMITRDQVLRKIVAIQYDRNEFDFHRGTFRVRGDVVEVFPAWEKDIAIRIEFFGDEIDRISEVDALTGRRVKDLEKVAIYPATHYVVEPAARMRAIEAIKAELRDRLEVLYKANKLVEAQRLEQRTLHDLEMLAEVGTCPGIENYSRHLTGREEGEAPPTLMDYFPKDFLLIVDESHQTVPQIGAMYKGDRSRKETLVEYGFRLPSALDNRPLKFAEWEGKIRNAVFVSATPADWELRQSGGEVVEQIIRPTGLVDPVVEVRPAGGQVDDLLGEIRRIVARKARVLVTTLTKRSAENLTEYYNEVGVKVRYLHSDVDSLERVEIIRQLRLGEFDVLVGINLLREGLDLPEVELVAILDADKEGFLRGETALIQTFGRAARNLDGHVIMYGDTITRSMERAMEETSRRRARQTAYNEEHGITPQSVRSEIKNLLANIYTADYVDVTGPLQVAEDQAEYISPKEIPARVNKLEAEMKKAAKDLDFERAAELRDEISRLREFELRVG
- a CDS encoding AbrB/MazE/SpoVT family DNA-binding domain-containing protein translates to MAKRPKKYPTDDSAKGADRIEEAAVAYLPTPVEQTTVRVGKRGTLVLPARLRRRLGIGEDSLLVAEELAGGILLRPAVAVPVGGPLPEELRTAMEAQGAEPMKLSFSGIGDSGRTDVSERAEELLAEGFGK
- a CDS encoding PIN domain-containing protein, with protein sequence MPILMDTGAVYAIADRRDAWHERVDHFVRTTREELFVPVSVIPEACYLLHTHLSPKAELTFVSACASGEVKVKNLVHRDLVRVSEILAQYADAKLGFVDASVMALAERLDIERILTVDRRDFSLFRPEHCDAFELLP